The Alteribacter populi genomic sequence AAAGCGTTCGCTAATTGTAGCAAATCGTTTGGAGGAGTGAAAGACATGGCAGAAGAAAAGCATTATATGACATTAGAAGGAAAAGAGAAGTTAGAAAAAGAAGTAGAATACTTAAAAACAGAACGACGAAAGGAAGTCGTTGAACGTATAAAAGTAGCCCGTGACTTCGGTGATCTCTCTGAGAACTCCGAATATGATTCTGCAAAGGAAGAACAAGCTTTTGTTGAAGGGCGAATTATTCAGCTTGAAAAAATGATTCGTAACGCTGAAATCATTGAAGATGATGGGACAAACAGCAACATTGTAACACTTGGTAAAAATGTAAAGTTTAAGGAGCTTCCTG encodes the following:
- the greA gene encoding transcription elongation factor GreA; this translates as MAEEKHYMTLEGKEKLEKEVEYLKTERRKEVVERIKVARDFGDLSENSEYDSAKEEQAFVEGRIIQLEKMIRNAEIIEDDGTNSNIVTLGKNVKFKELPDGDEESYQIVGRAEADPIEGKISNDSPMAQSLLGKTIGDKVSVQTPGGDMEVEILEVN